A section of the Castanea sativa cultivar Marrone di Chiusa Pesio chromosome 12, ASM4071231v1 genome encodes:
- the LOC142621230 gene encoding germin-like protein subfamily 1 member 14 produces the protein MRKAYIVTVALFALAFSLAFASDPDPLQDFCVALKDYSEYSKSAVFVNGKFCKDPKLVKAEDFFFEGLNIAGNTDNKVGSNVTTVNVDTLPGLNTLGISLARIDFAPYGENPPHTHPRGTEILVVLEGTLFVGFVTSNPENRLFTKTLNKGDVFVFPVGLIHFQFNVGKTNAIAISGLSSQNAGVITIADAVFGSNPPINPDVLTKAFQLDKNVVEELQKKFEVDNY, from the exons ATGAGGAAAGCTTACATTGTAACTGTTGCCCTCTTCGCTTTGGCGTTCTCTCTTGCCTTTGCCTCTGACCCCGATCCCCTGCAGGACTTCTGTGTTGCACTTAAGGACTACTCTGAATACTCCAAATCAGCCG TATTCGTTAATGGAAAGTTCTGCAAGGATCCAAAGCTTGTCAAAGCTGAAGATTTCTTCTTCGAGGGATTGAACATTGCTGGGAACACAGATAATAAAGTTGGGTCAAATGTCACTACCGTGAATGTAGACACATTACCAGGCCTTAATACTCTTGGCATATCCCTGGCTCGAATCGACTTTGCACCATATGGAGAAAATCCTCCCCATACTCACCCTCGCGGCACCGAAATTCTAGTAGTCTTGGAGGGTACTCTCTTTGTTGGTTTTGTAACATCCAACCCAGAGAATCGCCTCTTCACCAAAACTCTAAATAAGGGGGATGTGTTTGTCTTTCCAGTTGGCCTCATTCACTTCCAATTCAATGTGGGAAAAACTAATGCAATTGCCATTTCTGGTTTAAGCAGCCAAAATGCAGGCGTAATCACAATAGCAGATGCTGTCTTTGGATCCAATCCTCCCATTAATCCTGATGTTCTCACCAAGGCCTTCCAACTTGACAAAAATGTAGTTGAAGAGCTTcagaaaaaatttgaagttgacaattattag
- the LOC142620928 gene encoding germin-like protein subfamily 1 member 14 → MRKAYIVTVALFALAFSLASASDPDPLQDFCVALKDYSEYSKSAVFVNGKFCKDPKLVKAEDFFFEGLNIAGNTDNKVGSNVTTVNVDTLPGLNTLGISLARIDFAPYGENPPHTHPRGTEILVVLEGTLFVGFVTSNPDNRLFTKTLNKGDVFVFPVGLIHFQFNVGKTNAIAISGLSSQNAGVITIANAVFGSNPPINPYVLTKAFQLDKNVVEELQKEFGVDN, encoded by the exons ATGAGGAAAGCTTACATTGTAACTGTTGCCCTCTTCGCTTTGGCATTCTCTCTTGCCTCTGCCTCTGACCCCGATCCCCTGCAGGACTTCTGTGTTGCACTTAAGGACTACTCTGAATACTCCAAATCAGCCG TATTCGTTAACGGAAAGTTCTGCAAGGATCCAAAGCTTGTCAAAGCTGAAGATTTCTTCTTCGAGGGGTTGAACATTGCTGGGAACACAGATAATAAAGTTGGGTCAAACGTCACTACCGTGAATGTAGACACATTACCAGGCCTCAATACTCTTGGCATATCCTTGGCTCGAATCGACTTTGCACCATATGGAGAAAATCCTCCCCATACTCACCCTCGCGGCACTGAAATTCTAGTAGTCTTGGAGGGTActctttttgttggttttgtaaCATCCAACCCAGATAATCGTCTCTTCACCAAAACTCTAAATAAGGGGGATGTGTTTGTCTTTCCAGTCGGTCTCATTCACTTCCAATTCAATGTGGGAAAAACTAATGCAATTGCCATTTCTGGTTTAAGCAGCCAAAATGCAGGCGTAATCACAATAGCAAATGCTGTCTTTGGATCCAATCCTCCCATTAATCCTTATGTTCTCACCAAGGCCTTCCAACTCGACAAAAATGTGGTTGAAGAGCTTCAGAAAGAATTTGGAGTTgacaattag